The Paenibacillus thermoaerophilus genomic sequence GTCATACTCTCTGAACGCCTTGCGGTACATGTACGAAGCCATCACCTCGCTGGCCCCGTTCGGGCCGCCGCCCGTCATCACGTAGATCAGGTCGAAATATTTCAGGGAGCCGACAATCGCAAGCACGACCGTTACCTTGATCACTTCGGCGATCAGCGGAATCCGGATCGAAACCGCAACGCGCCACGGACCGGCGCCGTCGATGCGCGCGGCTTCGATCAGGTCGGCCGGCACGTTTTTGAGCGCGGCGTAATAGATCAAAATGTAAAACCCGGCGTATTGCCACAAGATCGGTATAAAAATCGCATACAGCACGATGGACGGATTCGACAGCCATTCGGGCGTATCCTGGACGCCCAGCCGCGCCAGCGCGTCATTGAGGATGCCGTTGGTCGGGTGGAAAATTTTCAGCCACAGTTGGGCGATCGCCACCGAAGACAGCAGCATCGGAATCAGATAAATTTTGCGGAACACGTTCGCCCCGCGTATACGCGCGGACAGCACAAGCGCAACGAGCAGATAGACGAGCAAGCTGACCGTCGAGAAGACGGCCAGCAGGAAGGAGTGCTTCACGCTGTTCCAGAACAGCCCGTCCCGAAGCAGCTCCTTGTAATTGGCCAAGCCGATAAACGCCATCCCGCCGACGCCGTCCCAGTCCATCAAGCCGTAATAACCGGTCAGGACGATCGGCATATAGATGAGGACGACAAGCAACAGAAGCGACGGCCATACGAATAACGCAATGACGGTCTTGTTGGACATGACTTTGTCCATGGATGTCACTTCTCCTTCCCGAGCCAAATGGAAAAGGACATATCGCGCCGAGGGATATGTCCTTTTCCGTATCCGCATGGAGTTTTATTTGCCGGTTTCCTTCGCCAGCGATTCCTCATGCTTCTTGACAAAATCCTCCGGAGTGACCGCCTTGCCGTACAGCGCCTGAATCATGTTCAGATGCACCTCGGCGGAAGCGGGATTCATCTGAACGTCGGCGAACAGCGTAATATTGCTGGCTTTGTTCAGTTCGTTCAGCAGATCGATATACAACTGGGGCAGCTTCACCTTGGCCGTATCCACCTTCGTAGCCGGGATGACGCCGGCTTCGGAGATGGCGTGCTCGCCCCACTTCTGAACGAAGAAGCTGACGAATTTCTTGGCTTCTTCCTTCACCTTCGAATTGTTCGAGACGAACAAGCCGACGCCCGGTCCGCCGACCCAGCTCTCGACGTTGCCTTTGCCGCCGTCGACCGTCGGGAATTTGAAGAACCCGATCTGATCCCGGAACGACTGCGGAACATCCTTGTTGGTCGTGTAGTTCGGCAGTTCCCATGTCCCCATCATGTACATCGCGGCTTTGCTGTTCATGAATTCGGCTTTGCCTTCGTCGTTGGACAAGCCGTTGAATCCTTTGTTGAACGCGTTCATGTCGACGAGCTGCGTAATCTCCTGCGCGGCGCGGATCAGATTCGGATCTTCGAAAGAACCGGTGCGGTCGATCGCTTTTTTCAGCGTTTCCGGTCCGCCGAGCCGATCCGCCAGATACATGTACCACAGCGAGCCGGTCCAGCGGTCTTTATTGCCGAGGGCGATCGGAGTAACGCCGTTCGAGGCGAGCGTCTGGACGATCTTTTTAAACTCGTCGTACGTCTTCGGCGGCTGCAGGTTGTATTGGGCGAAAATCGCTTTGTTGTAATACACGGGCACGATGTTCAGCTCGACCGGAAGCGCGTACGTTTTGCCGCCGAAAGCGTAAGCCTCGGTTGTGCCTTTGACGAACTTGTCCTTCAATTCGCCCTGAAGCAGATCGTCAAGCGGGGCGAACATCTCGCCTTTCACATAAGGCTCCATGTAGCCCGCCGCCCAGGTCATGCCGACGTCGGGCAGCTTGTCTGATGTCGACAGCACCTTCATTTTATTTTTGTACTGCTCGTTCTCCAGCACTTCCTGTTCGATCGTGACATTCGTATTTGCCGCCTGGTATTCGTTGATGATGTCGTTTACGATTTTGTTCTGCGTAGCCGAGCTGCCGGCCGGCCACAGGTGCATCAATTTGATCGTCACCTTTTGTCCGGAGGCGCCGCCCTTGTCGCCGCCATCGCCCGAATCTCCGCAGCCCGCCAGGACCGCGCCGAAGCCGAGCGAAGCGGCCATCGTCACTGTAAGCGCTTTTCTCGAAACCATCTTGAATTCCCCCTGCTTCCATAATGATGGACTTCAGCATTATCATAGCGCTTACATCGGTATGGAAATAGGTTACTTCAATTGGGGAAAATTCCACAATTTTTAGATGGCGTCCGGCTCCCCCGTCATCTCCTTGCGGTATTGACTCGGACTTTTCCCTTCGTAGTCTTTGAACAGCTTGATAAAATACTTGGGCGTCTGATAGCCGACCTGCTCCGAGATCTCGGATATGGGCAGCCGCGTCCGGATCAGCAGTTCCTTCGCTTTCCTCAGCCGAATCCGCGTGACGTATTCGCTGAAGGTGAGCCCGGTCTGCTCCTTGAACAGTACGCTGAAATAGCTGGGGTTCAGATGCACGCGGCCCGCTACCTCCCGCATGCCGAGCGGGGACTGCAGGTTCTCCTCCACGTAACGCACGGCCGATTGGATCGGCGGGCTGTAGCGCAGTTCGTCCGCCTTCGTGTTCAGAAGCTGCGGATCGGCTATCTTCTCCAGCGTCTCCAGCCGCTCCCGGTCTTCTTCGATCCGCATGGCCTGCTCGACGGCCTCGATCAGCTTGCGCTTGGAGACGGGTTTCAGCAAATAATTGACGACGCCCAGTTGTATGGCGGTTTGGGCGTATTCGAAGTCGGGATAGCTGGAGATCACGATAACGACGGGATTCATCCCTTTGCCGCGCAGCTTCTCCACGACATGCAGACCGCTAAACTCCGGCATCCGGATGTCGGTGACGATCAGGTGGACGGGCTGGCTGTCCAGAATCTCCAACGCTTGCGCCCCGTTCTCCGCGCTCAGGACCCGCACCCTGCCGAGCGACCAAGCTTCCAGCGTCTTGCTGATGCCCGCTCGCGTCATCGGCTCGTCGTCAACGACCAGAATGGTTTTCCCCGAGTGGATCATCCGGCGATTCCTCCTCTCCTTTCGGCATAATCGGCAGGTCGTAGCCGACCGTCGTTCCGCGCCCCGGCACGCTGTCGACAGTAAGCCCCGCGAAGCCGCGGGACGGGTAATAAAGCTGCAGGCGGCGCTGCACGTTCAGGAGCCCCATCCCGCTGCCTCTGCCGGCAGGCATGCGGCTTCCGGAGAGCGCCTCCTTCACGGCTCGAAGCAACTCCTCCCCCATGCCCGGCCCGTTGTCGGCCACCTCGATCCGCAAGGCGCGGGCCGCCGCCGGGGACGGCCTCGCGCGCACGACGACCAGTCCTTGTCCGCTCTTGCTCTCCAACCCGTGCAGGATGGCGTTCTCCACGAGAGGCTGAATCAGCAGTTTGGGCATCCGGACCTCGCGGAGCTCCGCCTCCGCCTCGATTCTCCACGCCAGGCGGGACCCGAACCGGACGCTCATGATGCGCAGATACCGTTCGATGTGATCCAGTTCCTTGCCTACCGTTACCCATTCGTTCCGGTCGGGGCCGCCGATTACGTAGCGAAACAGCTCGGACATGGCGATGACGAGTTCCGCGAGATCTTCCTGTCCTTTCTCTTGCAGCGACCAATACAGCGCCTCCAGCGTATTGTACAAAAAATGCGGATTGATCTGCGCTTGCAGCGCGTGCAGCTCGGCCCGGCTCCGCAGCGTTTCCTTCTCGTACACCAGCTTGATGAGACGGTTCAACTCCTCGATCATCTGGTTGTAGGTCGTGTTCAGGTAATGAATCTCGGCCGTAACCGAGACGTCCGGATTCGGCGTCAGCACGCCCAGCCGCGTGCTGCGCATCGCTTTGGTCAGCTTTTTGAGCGGCTGCGTAATCATCGTCGACAGCAAGAGCGACAGAACGAGAAACAGCAAGAAGCCGATCGCGCCGGACGTCATCACGGCGAGCCGCAGCACGGAGATGCCGTCGGTGATGTCCCGCATGGAATACAGAATCATCAGCGTCCAGCCGGTTGGCTCGGAAGGCTGCTTCACCAGGATGTACCGCCGCCCGTCGAGCGTCACCGTCTGCGCGTCCGCGTTCATCAGTTCCCTCATATCAACGGGAAGCTGCCCGCCCGCGACGATCGGTCTGGCCGCGCCGTCGGCAAGCAGCATCATTTCCGGGCGTCCGCCGTTCGAAAATTCTCCCTGAAACTGAAAGTAGCTCCGGTGCATGCGAATCAGCATATAGCCGCCGTTCGAAAACCAGCGGTCGACCAGATTGATTCGCCGGAGCGCCAGCACGGTATCGGGATTTTCGGAGTCTACGCCGATCCAGACGATTCTCCCTTTCTTGTCGTTCGCCTGGCTGATCCATTCGCTGCCCACCCGGTCGGACAAGCTTCGATCGTCGAGCGGGTACAACTGCCTGTGGTCGCGGGTGTACACCTCGACGCTGCTGACTCCGCTCGAATACGCCTGAATTTTGTTCGCGATTTGCGAGAGCGACTGGCGCTGGCTGAAGCTCGCTTCTTCCCCGTTCACGATCGACAGCATCAATTGCTGGACATACGGTTCGTTGACGGCCTGCGTCGTCAGTGTCTCGATCTGGTCGATGAGCGCGTCCAGCCTGCCGTTCGCCTGAACGGCGGTTTGCTTGATCTGTTTCTCGGCTTTTGTTTTGAGCAGCTTCGAAACGGAATTGTAGGTGATAATGCCCGCGCAAAACAAAACGATCATCATCACGGACAGAAACCCTGCCAGCATCTGATTGCGCAGGGTGTTCCAGCGGGTCAGCCACTGCCGCATGCAACTCCCTCCACGGTGCCGTATCGCGATCCTATTCTTATAGAATACCGCTATCTGAATGCGCTTTCAATTAAAAAATTAAAGATGGATCCCGGGAAAGTTAAGGGAAGCCGCCGGGCCGGGCCGACGCGGGCGCGACAGTACGGCAAGGTTAACGATATTTTTTATCGCTATCACCCGAATTTCCTTATGGCGGGCTGAGTTTAACGATACAAATGCAGCTAGAATAAAAAGTGGACACCAGCTTAGGAGAAGCTTGATAATAAGCTTATCTAGGAGGTGTTCACATGGGTGAACAACGGCAGCATTACAACGAAGAGTTTAAACAACGCACGGTGAAGTA encodes the following:
- a CDS encoding extracellular solute-binding protein, with the translated sequence MVSRKALTVTMAASLGFGAVLAGCGDSGDGGDKGGASGQKVTIKLMHLWPAGSSATQNKIVNDIINEYQAANTNVTIEQEVLENEQYKNKMKVLSTSDKLPDVGMTWAAGYMEPYVKGEMFAPLDDLLQGELKDKFVKGTTEAYAFGGKTYALPVELNIVPVYYNKAIFAQYNLQPPKTYDEFKKIVQTLASNGVTPIALGNKDRWTGSLWYMYLADRLGGPETLKKAIDRTGSFEDPNLIRAAQEITQLVDMNAFNKGFNGLSNDEGKAEFMNSKAAMYMMGTWELPNYTTNKDVPQSFRDQIGFFKFPTVDGGKGNVESWVGGPGVGLFVSNNSKVKEEAKKFVSFFVQKWGEHAISEAGVIPATKVDTAKVKLPQLYIDLLNELNKASNITLFADVQMNPASAEVHLNMIQALYGKAVTPEDFVKKHEESLAKETGK
- a CDS encoding response regulator transcription factor yields the protein MIHSGKTILVVDDEPMTRAGISKTLEAWSLGRVRVLSAENGAQALEILDSQPVHLIVTDIRMPEFSGLHVVEKLRGKGMNPVVIVISSYPDFEYAQTAIQLGVVNYLLKPVSKRKLIEAVEQAMRIEEDRERLETLEKIADPQLLNTKADELRYSPPIQSAVRYVEENLQSPLGMREVAGRVHLNPSYFSVLFKEQTGLTFSEYVTRIRLRKAKELLIRTRLPISEISEQVGYQTPKYFIKLFKDYEGKSPSQYRKEMTGEPDAI
- a CDS encoding cache domain-containing sensor histidine kinase encodes the protein MRQWLTRWNTLRNQMLAGFLSVMMIVLFCAGIITYNSVSKLLKTKAEKQIKQTAVQANGRLDALIDQIETLTTQAVNEPYVQQLMLSIVNGEEASFSQRQSLSQIANKIQAYSSGVSSVEVYTRDHRQLYPLDDRSLSDRVGSEWISQANDKKGRIVWIGVDSENPDTVLALRRINLVDRWFSNGGYMLIRMHRSYFQFQGEFSNGGRPEMMLLADGAARPIVAGGQLPVDMRELMNADAQTVTLDGRRYILVKQPSEPTGWTLMILYSMRDITDGISVLRLAVMTSGAIGFLLFLVLSLLLSTMITQPLKKLTKAMRSTRLGVLTPNPDVSVTAEIHYLNTTYNQMIEELNRLIKLVYEKETLRSRAELHALQAQINPHFLYNTLEALYWSLQEKGQEDLAELVIAMSELFRYVIGGPDRNEWVTVGKELDHIERYLRIMSVRFGSRLAWRIEAEAELREVRMPKLLIQPLVENAILHGLESKSGQGLVVVRARPSPAAARALRIEVADNGPGMGEELLRAVKEALSGSRMPAGRGSGMGLLNVQRRLQLYYPSRGFAGLTVDSVPGRGTTVGYDLPIMPKGEEESPDDPLGENHSGR
- a CDS encoding carbohydrate ABC transporter permease; amino-acid sequence: MDKVMSNKTVIALFVWPSLLLLVVLIYMPIVLTGYYGLMDWDGVGGMAFIGLANYKELLRDGLFWNSVKHSFLLAVFSTVSLLVYLLVALVLSARIRGANVFRKIYLIPMLLSSVAIAQLWLKIFHPTNGILNDALARLGVQDTPEWLSNPSIVLYAIFIPILWQYAGFYILIYYAALKNVPADLIEAARIDGAGPWRVAVSIRIPLIAEVIKVTVVLAIVGSLKYFDLIYVMTGGGPNGASEVMASYMYRKAFREYDFGYASAVGFCLLLICLIMTWLIRKATAAKDNVQYS